In bacterium, a single window of DNA contains:
- a CDS encoding dihydroorotate dehydrogenase-like protein — translation MDLTTTYLGMKLRTPLVPSASPLSEEISSLERMQEAGAAAVVLYSLFEEQLRLETYELNHHLTYGTESFPEALTYFPQPQEFHLGPDGYLEHIRRAKQAVDIPIIASLNGSTVGGWIDFARLIEQAGADALELNVYHIPTDLELSGAEIEQRYLDVLKAVKAAVKIPVAIKLSPFFSNLANMAHRFDAAGANGLVLFNRFYQPDIDLESLEVRPNVLLSTPQALRLPLTWIGILFGRLKADLAATSGIHDAPDVVKMLMVGANVTMMAAALLRYGVDHLRRVEQNLVRWMEENEYESVQQMQGSMSQINSADPSAFERAQYMKALKSFRPEAYHAAL, via the coding sequence ATGGATTTGACGACAACCTATCTCGGCATGAAACTGCGCACGCCGTTGGTGCCTTCCGCTTCGCCGCTGTCCGAGGAGATCAGCAGCCTCGAGCGCATGCAGGAGGCAGGCGCGGCCGCAGTCGTGCTGTATTCCCTCTTTGAAGAGCAATTGCGCCTGGAAACCTACGAACTCAATCATCACCTCACTTATGGCACGGAGAGTTTTCCCGAGGCGCTCACGTATTTCCCCCAGCCGCAGGAATTCCATCTCGGGCCGGACGGTTACCTCGAGCATATTCGCCGCGCCAAGCAGGCAGTCGATATACCCATCATCGCCAGCCTGAACGGTTCCACGGTCGGCGGCTGGATCGACTTTGCCCGGCTGATCGAACAGGCGGGCGCCGACGCGCTGGAATTGAACGTCTATCACATTCCCACCGACCTCGAACTCAGCGGCGCAGAAATCGAACAGCGCTATCTGGACGTGCTCAAGGCGGTGAAGGCCGCGGTGAAGATTCCGGTGGCCATCAAGCTCAGCCCGTTCTTCAGCAATCTTGCCAACATGGCGCATCGCTTTGACGCGGCGGGCGCGAACGGGCTGGTGCTGTTCAATCGCTTTTATCAACCGGACATTGATCTTGAAAGTCTGGAAGTCCGGCCCAATGTCCTGCTCAGCACGCCGCAGGCCTTGCGCCTGCCGCTGACCTGGATCGGCATTCTCTTCGGCCGCCTGAAGGCTGATCTCGCGGCAACCAGCGGGATTCATGATGCCCCGGACGTGGTGAAGATGCTGATGGTGGGCGCCAACGTGACAATGATGGCCGCGGCGCTGCTGCGCTATGGTGTCGATCATCTGCGCCGCGTCGAGCAAAACCTGGTGCGCTGGATGGAGGAGAACGAATACGAGTCCGTCCAGCAAATGCAGGGCAGCATGAGCCAGATCAACAGCGCGGATCCTTCCGCATTCGAACGCGCGCAATACATGAAAGCGCTGAAGAGCTTCAGGCCGGAAGCGTATCACGCCGCGCTGTGA